The following are encoded in a window of Halorarum salinum genomic DNA:
- a CDS encoding asparagine synthase-related protein — MVGICGQVGGEYDVDPMVEWIGWRDDERASRYEDGDVALAASFHELLAGDQPATAGDGDVVLWVWGDVYGHGSGDDYAPRRGPPDGSAAYCADRYDEYGPSFVSELNGDFALVIHDRAAGTVSFVTDRLATRPIYHARGRDGSLVFASNAQALVHHPAVTERFDLDYLQEYLTLRRVPGVKTPLEGVEEFQPGAVTTVDLEDVSPTVDRYWRPSYQPVDRPFSELLEEFTETIDRVLSEWTDDDLDYGLLLSGGSDSRLVQAAIDQPVTAFHTAGWMSREARTARRAAEARGDEFHLLKRDEGYEQRALERNAPLLNFSSWFDQAVFQEFEDEITDDVDVLASGLNADILFSAHHLPTLSVSLGTIGNVSFPINKPIGSVDDYVAAQTEEADEPVPYLRTSRSVTDVLSENIRRVEDGIVSHGVHYGSLRDLLMYGYFFPMSSKSAAAFSRSLIQLAPYRSPFIDNRLLDLQQQVPIRYQLRRNLVKQAVAEFDAELAEIPHAGTGMSLHHSFLVDFLGKNINGFRRKHLVDESPPKPHLGHGPWPKRGELVRARSFVPETLEEREDVLDALPFLDREGALECYRAHLDGESNAPHLYSLITFLEMPVTERIARLTGENAVRERQ; from the coding sequence ATGGTAGGCATCTGTGGCCAGGTCGGAGGGGAGTACGACGTCGACCCGATGGTCGAGTGGATCGGCTGGCGCGACGACGAGCGGGCGAGCCGATACGAGGACGGCGACGTCGCGCTGGCGGCGTCGTTCCACGAGTTGCTCGCCGGCGACCAGCCCGCGACGGCCGGCGACGGGGACGTCGTGCTGTGGGTGTGGGGCGACGTCTACGGTCACGGCAGCGGTGACGACTACGCGCCCCGGCGGGGCCCACCGGACGGGAGCGCCGCCTACTGTGCCGACCGGTACGACGAGTACGGGCCGTCGTTCGTGTCGGAGCTCAACGGAGACTTCGCGCTCGTGATCCACGACCGGGCCGCGGGGACCGTCTCGTTCGTGACCGACCGGCTGGCGACCAGGCCGATCTACCACGCCCGGGGTCGCGACGGAAGCCTGGTGTTCGCCTCGAACGCACAGGCGCTGGTCCACCACCCCGCGGTCACGGAGCGGTTCGACCTCGACTACCTCCAGGAGTACCTGACGCTTCGACGCGTCCCCGGCGTGAAGACGCCGCTCGAGGGCGTCGAGGAGTTCCAGCCGGGCGCCGTGACGACCGTCGACCTCGAGGACGTCTCGCCGACGGTCGACCGCTACTGGCGGCCCTCGTACCAGCCCGTGGACCGGCCGTTCTCGGAGCTCCTCGAGGAGTTCACCGAGACGATCGACCGGGTGCTCTCGGAGTGGACGGACGACGACCTCGACTACGGCCTCCTGCTGTCGGGAGGGAGTGACTCGCGGCTGGTGCAGGCTGCGATCGACCAGCCCGTCACCGCGTTCCACACCGCGGGCTGGATGAGCCGCGAGGCCCGCACCGCGCGCCGAGCGGCCGAGGCACGCGGCGACGAGTTTCACCTCCTCAAGCGCGACGAGGGGTACGAGCAGCGGGCGCTGGAGCGAAACGCACCGCTGTTGAACTTCAGCAGTTGGTTCGACCAGGCGGTCTTCCAGGAGTTCGAGGACGAGATCACGGACGACGTCGACGTGCTGGCCTCCGGGCTGAACGCCGATATACTGTTCTCGGCTCACCATCTCCCGACGTTGAGCGTGTCGCTCGGGACGATCGGAAACGTCTCGTTCCCGATCAACAAGCCCATCGGCTCCGTCGACGACTACGTCGCCGCCCAAACCGAGGAGGCCGACGAGCCGGTACCGTACCTCCGGACGTCACGCTCGGTTACGGACGTGCTGTCGGAGAACATCCGGCGGGTCGAGGACGGCATCGTCAGCCACGGCGTCCACTACGGGTCGCTCCGGGATCTCCTCATGTACGGTTACTTCTTCCCGATGAGCTCGAAGAGCGCTGCCGCCTTCTCGCGGAGCCTGATTCAGCTGGCCCCCTACCGGTCGCCGTTCATCGACAACCGGCTGCTCGACCTCCAGCAGCAGGTGCCGATTCGCTATCAGCTGCGTCGGAACCTTGTCAAGCAAGCGGTTGCGGAGTTCGACGCGGAGCTCGCCGAGATCCCTCACGCCGGCACCGGCATGTCGCTCCACCACTCGTTCCTCGTCGACTTCCTCGGGAAGAACATCAACGGCTTCCGCCGGAAACACCTCGTCGACGAGTCGCCACCGAAACCGCACCTCGGCCACGGCCCTTGGCCCAAGCGGGGGGAGCTCGTCCGCGCGCGCTCGTTCGTTCCCGAGACGCTGGAGGAGCGCGAGGACGTGCTCGACGCGCTGCCGTTCCTCGACCGCGAGGGCGCCCTCGAGTGCTACCGGGCGCACCTCGACGGGGAGAGCAACGCCCCGCACCTCTACTCGCTGATCACGTTCCTCGAGATGCCGGTGACCGAACGGATCGCCCGACTGACCGGCGAGAACGCCGTGAGAGAACGGCAATGA
- a CDS encoding GvpL/GvpF family gas vesicle protein — MSSSQLYLYGVTESTDIRFETDAVGGATEVRTVTHGPLSGIVSDIDTTEPERTDDDVEAHDEVLREVLTAEEDRTVVPMRYGMAFKSTRTLKNLLRQARPVLTRSLRDVEGTVELGVKVVEREDADVDPEALEAAAERFDEVSRKRHDGDLFSDRLLLNRSYLVEREDTDAFDDAVESLREEYGEDVIVQYSGPWAPYNFVDIEIGVDR, encoded by the coding sequence ATGTCGAGTTCCCAACTGTACCTGTACGGCGTCACGGAATCGACCGACATCCGGTTCGAGACCGACGCGGTCGGCGGTGCGACCGAGGTCAGGACCGTCACCCACGGTCCGCTCTCGGGCATCGTCTCCGACATCGACACGACCGAGCCCGAACGCACCGACGATGACGTCGAGGCTCACGACGAGGTGCTCCGGGAGGTGCTCACGGCCGAGGAGGACCGGACCGTCGTCCCGATGCGGTACGGGATGGCGTTCAAGAGCACGCGAACCCTCAAGAACCTCCTCCGGCAGGCCCGCCCGGTTCTCACGCGCTCGCTGCGCGACGTCGAGGGAACCGTCGAACTCGGCGTGAAGGTCGTCGAACGCGAGGACGCGGACGTCGACCCGGAGGCGCTGGAGGCGGCGGCCGAACGCTTCGACGAGGTCAGCCGGAAGCGCCACGACGGCGACCTGTTCAGCGACAGGCTCCTCCTGAACCGGTCGTACCTCGTCGAGCGGGAGGACACCGACGCGTTCGACGACGCGGTCGAGTCGCTCCGCGAGGAGTACGGCGAGGACGTGATCGTCCAGTACAGCGGCCCGTGGGCGCCGTACAACTTCGTCGACATCGAGATCGGGGTGGACCGATGA
- the gvpG gene encoding gas vesicle protein GvpG codes for MTFLLDDLLLGPFVTILDVLHAVAIEELYDVEGIRDDLKENQLLYELGERPQAEYERRKAELEAELDAAEAAREQLRNKQVEVQG; via the coding sequence ATGACGTTCCTCCTCGACGACCTCCTGTTGGGGCCGTTCGTGACGATACTCGACGTGCTACACGCGGTGGCCATCGAGGAACTGTACGACGTGGAGGGGATCCGGGACGACCTGAAGGAGAACCAGTTGCTGTACGAACTCGGCGAGCGCCCGCAGGCGGAGTACGAGCGGCGCAAGGCCGAACTGGAGGCGGAACTCGACGCGGCCGAGGCGGCCCGCGAACAGCTGCGGAACAAGCAGGTGGAGGTGCAGGGATGA
- a CDS encoding alpha-crystallin domain-containing protein, with protein sequence MTDDADRDGDDRNGRDVDRGEDAGSRDEDVEREEDHVEREGEDDVGREADDGDRDDVERADDPSGDEPVDDGPRREGVDRRPDRERSLPERLHELAEDLLDAGSIGGEGRAGRISYGYTARTGPGGPPSARRRRGARRTSPRADRPDVHSTVERDGDDLRVVADLPGVDVEELTVGVDQERDELVVAVADRVLTRVPLEGADTFVNASLNNDVLTVRLTRQ encoded by the coding sequence ATGACCGACGACGCCGACCGCGACGGGGACGACCGAAACGGTCGGGACGTCGACCGCGGCGAGGACGCCGGCAGCCGTGACGAGGACGTCGAGCGGGAGGAGGACCACGTCGAGCGGGAGGGTGAGGACGACGTCGGTCGGGAAGCGGACGACGGCGACCGAGACGACGTCGAGCGCGCCGACGACCCCTCCGGGGACGAACCGGTCGACGACGGGCCGCGTCGGGAGGGCGTCGACCGAAGGCCCGACCGGGAACGGTCGCTCCCCGAACGCCTGCACGAACTGGCCGAGGACCTCCTCGACGCCGGATCGATCGGCGGCGAGGGTCGAGCGGGACGGATCAGCTACGGCTACACGGCCCGGACCGGTCCCGGCGGCCCGCCGTCGGCGAGGCGTCGCCGCGGGGCTCGCCGGACGTCCCCCCGGGCCGACCGTCCCGACGTCCACTCGACCGTCGAGCGGGACGGCGACGACCTCCGCGTCGTCGCGGACCTGCCGGGCGTCGACGTCGAGGAACTCACCGTCGGCGTGGACCAGGAACGGGACGAACTCGTGGTCGCCGTCGCCGACCGAGTGCTCACCCGCGTCCCCCTCGAGGGCGCGGACACCTTCGTGAACGCCTCGCTCAACAACGACGTACTCACCGTACGCCTCACCAGACAATGA
- a CDS encoding magnesium transporter → MTDTAKRPTDDDLADRLGSLDDLAREGLFRLHDHLDEVDDFLSWLREEIPSDGDGIVAEIHDLVEAVDEFEDIVAELDPEALAEAIDLDEIDAEDVRAVMDSEEDLDLRDLLAVLDLEGLWHATDVRDLWTEIRKFQEEADDVDFGGDDGEADGDGEGDGLDVPGVDTDDVGMDDVPTDLADDLSEKRIQSTVMDGVEEFRSSVLAARAELKEVVEENRERAEDRSREVHSRNPTAVSTLPRSRSTTRFVGRFSTVPRETRYSSAENKRRLYGRRLERETEEVAEDA, encoded by the coding sequence ATGACCGACACAGCCAAGCGACCGACGGACGACGACCTCGCGGATCGCCTCGGCAGCCTCGACGATCTCGCCCGAGAGGGGCTGTTTCGACTCCACGACCACCTCGACGAGGTCGACGACTTCCTCTCGTGGCTCCGCGAGGAGATCCCGTCCGACGGGGACGGGATCGTCGCGGAGATCCACGACCTCGTCGAGGCCGTCGACGAGTTCGAGGACATCGTCGCCGAACTGGACCCGGAGGCGCTCGCCGAGGCGATCGACCTCGACGAGATCGACGCCGAGGACGTTCGGGCCGTCATGGACTCCGAGGAGGACCTGGACCTCCGGGACTTGCTCGCTGTCCTCGACCTCGAGGGGCTCTGGCACGCGACCGACGTCCGCGACCTCTGGACCGAGATACGGAAGTTCCAGGAGGAGGCCGACGACGTCGACTTCGGGGGCGACGACGGGGAGGCCGACGGGGACGGCGAGGGGGACGGTCTCGACGTTCCCGGCGTCGACACGGACGACGTCGGCATGGACGACGTCCCCACGGACCTGGCGGACGACCTCTCGGAGAAGCGCATCCAGTCGACGGTGATGGACGGCGTCGAGGAGTTCCGCTCGTCGGTGCTGGCCGCCCGCGCGGAACTGAAGGAGGTGGTCGAGGAGAACCGGGAGCGGGCGGAGGACCGGAGCCGGGAGGTCCACTCGCGCAACCCGACCGCGGTGTCGACGCTCCCGCGGTCGCGCTCGACGACGCGGTTCGTCGGCCGGTTCTCGACGGTTCCCCGGGAGACCAGGTACTCCTCGGCGGAGAACAAGCGCCGGCTCTACGGCCGGCGGCTCGAGAGGGAGACCGAGGAGGTGGCGGAGGATGCCTGA